From Streptomyces sp. NBC_01460, a single genomic window includes:
- a CDS encoding DoxX family protein encodes MTCINRRDLGLLALRVGTGAVLAAHGSQKLGGWFGGGGIEGTTAAMEAMGFRPPKHSALAAGIGEAGGGVLLALGLATPAAGAAAAGTMAGAVAVHAPAGIFAMGGGYEYPAFLGFTAAAIGLTGAGRYSLDHATCHVLDRPWVVALAFAGSALAAAAVVGRRAKEQAAAGEPEGEGL; translated from the coding sequence ATGACCTGCATCAACCGACGTGACCTCGGACTCCTCGCACTCAGGGTCGGTACGGGGGCCGTCCTGGCGGCCCACGGCAGCCAGAAACTGGGCGGGTGGTTCGGCGGCGGGGGCATCGAGGGGACCACCGCGGCGATGGAGGCCATGGGCTTCCGTCCGCCGAAGCACAGCGCCCTGGCGGCCGGGATCGGCGAGGCGGGCGGCGGCGTCCTGCTGGCCCTCGGCCTCGCCACCCCCGCGGCGGGTGCCGCGGCGGCGGGCACCATGGCGGGTGCCGTCGCCGTGCACGCTCCCGCGGGCATCTTCGCCATGGGCGGCGGCTACGAGTATCCGGCCTTCCTCGGCTTCACCGCCGCCGCGATCGGGCTCACGGGTGCCGGCCGCTACTCCCTGGACCACGCCACCTGCCACGTCCTCGACCGGCCGTGGGTCGTCGCCCTCGCCTTCGCGGGCAGCGCCCTCGCGGCGGCGGCCGTCGTCGGACGGCGGGCCAAGGAACAAGCGGCCGCGGGCGAGCCGGAGGGCGAGGGCCTGTAG
- a CDS encoding DUF1206 domain-containing protein has protein sequence MNANALSTNARGQARRAARSRAMDVGARAGFVARGVIYLLVGVLALRIAFSDGGGKQADRGGAIAEIAEKPFGNILLWALGLALAGMALWRLSEALFGQAGPDGDKPQKRAMAAARFVFYGFVSYSVLSYAAGDQGSGSGSSDKQTDDVTARALEWTGGQWIVGAAGIVVTCAGLWIAFRAAARKFHKHLKMAEMTKKVRQAVDVTGVFGGVVRGAVFATAGGFAVAAAVQHEPGRAKGMDDTLRSFTETPAGPWLLAFIALGLAAFGLFSWANARYRKV, from the coding sequence ATGAATGCGAACGCACTGTCGACGAACGCACGCGGCCAGGCCAGAAGAGCCGCGCGCAGCCGCGCCATGGATGTCGGCGCCCGCGCCGGGTTCGTGGCGCGAGGAGTGATCTACCTGCTGGTCGGTGTGCTCGCCCTGCGCATCGCCTTCTCCGACGGAGGCGGCAAGCAGGCCGACCGCGGCGGCGCCATCGCGGAGATAGCCGAGAAGCCGTTCGGGAACATCCTGCTCTGGGCCCTCGGCCTGGCGCTGGCCGGCATGGCGCTCTGGCGGCTGTCCGAGGCACTCTTCGGCCAGGCGGGCCCTGACGGCGACAAGCCGCAGAAGCGGGCGATGGCAGCCGCGCGCTTCGTCTTCTACGGCTTCGTGTCCTACTCCGTGCTCTCCTACGCGGCCGGCGACCAGGGCAGCGGCAGCGGATCCAGCGACAAGCAGACCGACGACGTCACGGCGCGCGCCCTGGAGTGGACCGGCGGTCAGTGGATCGTCGGAGCGGCCGGCATCGTCGTGACCTGCGCCGGCCTCTGGATCGCCTTCCGGGCAGCCGCCCGCAAGTTCCACAAGCACCTGAAGATGGCCGAGATGACGAAGAAGGTCCGTCAGGCCGTCGACGTCACCGGCGTGTTCGGCGGCGTCGTGCGCGGTGCGGTCTTCGCCACGGCGGGCGGGTTCGCCGTCGCGGCGGCCGTCCAGCACGAACCGGGCCGTGCCAAGGGTATGGACGACACCCTGCGCTCCTTCACCGAGACGCCCGCGGGCCCCTGGCTGCTCGCCTTCATCGCGCTCGGCCTGGCCGCCTTCGGCCTCTTCTCCTGGGCCAACGCCCGCTACCGCAAGGTCTGA
- a CDS encoding SDR family NAD(P)-dependent oxidoreductase, which produces MSINLPTAYESEFAGKVALVTGGASGIGLALSRRLAASGATVVVADHNEASAREAAAELETTGARAAAVALDVTDPASVEAGVRFAVDTFGALHLAVNNAGIGGPARTTGDYGIEDWNRVVATNLSGVFYSMRYELPAILASGGGAVVNMSSILGTNGFANSPAYVAAKHGVVGLTKTAALEYAARNIRINAVGPGFIDTPLLRDTDGPARDHLISLHPAGRLGTSEEVAELAAFLLSDRASFIHGSYHLVDGGFSAS; this is translated from the coding sequence ATGAGCATCAACCTCCCCACCGCGTACGAGTCGGAGTTCGCCGGCAAGGTCGCCCTCGTCACCGGCGGCGCCTCCGGCATCGGCCTCGCCCTCTCCCGGCGGCTCGCCGCGAGCGGGGCGACCGTCGTCGTCGCCGACCACAACGAGGCCAGCGCCCGCGAGGCCGCCGCCGAGCTGGAGACCACCGGCGCCCGCGCCGCGGCCGTCGCCCTCGACGTCACCGACCCGGCGTCCGTCGAGGCCGGCGTGCGGTTCGCCGTCGACACCTTCGGCGCCCTGCACCTCGCCGTGAACAACGCCGGCATCGGCGGACCCGCGCGGACCACCGGCGACTACGGCATCGAGGACTGGAACCGGGTCGTCGCCACCAACCTCAGCGGCGTCTTCTACTCGATGCGCTACGAGCTCCCGGCCATCCTGGCCTCGGGCGGAGGCGCCGTCGTCAACATGTCGTCGATCCTCGGCACCAACGGCTTCGCGAACTCCCCGGCCTACGTCGCCGCCAAGCACGGTGTCGTCGGCCTCACCAAGACCGCGGCACTCGAGTACGCGGCCCGGAACATCCGCATCAACGCCGTCGGCCCCGGCTTCATCGACACCCCGCTGCTCCGCGACACCGACGGACCGGCCCGCGACCACCTGATCTCCCTCCACCCGGCCGGCCGCCTCGGCACCTCGGAGGAGGTCGCCGAACTCGCCGCCTTCCTCCTCTCCGACCGCGCCTCCTTCATCCACGGCAGCTACCACCTGGTGGACGGCGGCTTCTCCGCCTCCTGA
- a CDS encoding NADPH-dependent 2,4-dienoyl-CoA reductase, producing MSPYPTLLSPLDLGFTTLPNRVLMGSMHIGLEEVERGFERMAAFYAARARGGVGLMVTGGIAPGERACSFPGGAKMTTEAEADQHAEVTSAVHAAGGRIAMQILHFGRYAHHPDLVAPSALKAPISGFTPHALTDDEVEETIEDFVRAAELARRAGYDGVEIMGSEGYLINEFIVAATNHREDRWGGSYENRIRFPVEIVRRVRERVGPDFILIYRLSMLDLVPGGSTLEEVVHLARAIEAAGATIINTGIGWHEARIPTIATSVPRGAFTWVTEKVRGAVSVPLVTSNRINTPELAEEVLASGRADMVSMARPFLADPDFVAKAAEGRADAINTCIGCNQACLDHIFSLQITSCLVNPRACHETELVLSPTRTRKRVAVVGAGPAGLACAVTASERGHAVTLFDAADEIGGQLNVARRVPGKEEFDETLRYFRTRLAEEGVELRLSTRATAAALDGYDEVVLATGVEPRTPPIPGVGHPSVVSYLDVLRDGAPVGERVAVVGAGGIGFDVAEFLTDGGDAASLDPEVFFRQWGVDTEYADRGGLRAPERPKAPRTVHLVQRKTTKVGAGLGKTTGWIHRTELRHRGVNMIAGASYDLIDDEGLHLTVDGEQHLLPVDTVVLCAGQEPRRELYEELTAAGRPAHLIGGADVAAELDAKRAIRQGTELAAEL from the coding sequence ATGAGCCCGTATCCCACCCTGCTGAGCCCGCTCGACCTCGGCTTCACCACGCTCCCGAACCGGGTGCTGATGGGGTCGATGCACATCGGCCTCGAAGAGGTGGAGCGCGGTTTCGAGCGGATGGCCGCCTTCTACGCGGCCCGCGCACGGGGCGGCGTCGGCCTCATGGTCACCGGCGGGATCGCGCCCGGCGAGCGCGCGTGCTCCTTCCCCGGCGGCGCGAAGATGACCACCGAGGCGGAGGCTGACCAGCACGCCGAGGTCACCTCGGCCGTGCACGCGGCGGGCGGCCGGATCGCGATGCAGATCCTGCACTTCGGCCGGTACGCCCACCACCCGGACCTGGTGGCGCCGAGCGCGCTCAAGGCCCCGATCAGCGGGTTCACCCCGCACGCGCTGACGGACGACGAGGTCGAGGAGACCATCGAGGACTTCGTCCGGGCCGCGGAGCTCGCGCGGCGCGCGGGATACGACGGTGTCGAGATCATGGGCTCGGAGGGCTATCTGATCAACGAGTTCATCGTCGCGGCGACGAATCACCGTGAGGACCGCTGGGGCGGCTCGTACGAGAACCGCATCCGCTTCCCCGTGGAGATCGTGCGCCGGGTCCGCGAGCGGGTCGGCCCCGACTTCATCCTGATCTACCGGCTGTCGATGCTGGACCTGGTCCCCGGCGGTTCCACGCTTGAGGAGGTCGTCCACCTCGCCCGCGCGATCGAGGCGGCCGGCGCGACCATCATCAACACCGGCATCGGCTGGCACGAGGCCCGCATCCCGACCATCGCGACCTCCGTCCCGCGGGGTGCCTTCACCTGGGTCACGGAGAAGGTGCGGGGCGCGGTCTCCGTGCCGCTGGTGACCAGCAACCGCATCAACACGCCCGAGCTGGCCGAGGAGGTCCTCGCCTCGGGCCGCGCGGACATGGTGTCGATGGCGCGGCCGTTCCTCGCCGACCCCGACTTCGTCGCCAAGGCCGCCGAGGGCCGGGCCGACGCGATCAACACCTGCATCGGGTGCAACCAGGCCTGCCTGGACCACATCTTCAGCCTGCAGATCACCTCCTGCCTGGTGAATCCGCGCGCCTGCCACGAGACCGAACTGGTGCTGTCCCCGACCCGCACCCGCAAGCGCGTCGCCGTGGTCGGCGCCGGGCCCGCCGGCCTGGCCTGCGCGGTCACGGCCTCCGAGCGCGGCCACGCCGTGACCTTGTTCGACGCGGCCGACGAGATCGGCGGCCAGCTGAACGTGGCACGGCGGGTCCCGGGCAAGGAGGAGTTCGACGAGACCCTGCGCTACTTCCGCACCCGTCTCGCCGAGGAGGGCGTCGAGCTCCGGCTCTCCACCCGCGCCACGGCCGCCGCGCTCGACGGCTACGACGAGGTCGTCCTGGCCACCGGGGTCGAACCGCGCACCCCGCCGATCCCCGGTGTCGGGCACCCCAGCGTGGTGAGCTACCTGGACGTCCTGCGCGACGGCGCCCCGGTCGGGGAGCGGGTGGCGGTCGTCGGGGCCGGCGGCATCGGCTTCGACGTCGCCGAGTTCCTGACGGACGGCGGGGACGCCGCGAGCCTGGACCCCGAGGTCTTCTTCCGGCAGTGGGGCGTGGACACGGAGTACGCGGACCGGGGCGGGCTGCGGGCGCCGGAGCGTCCGAAGGCGCCGCGCACGGTGCACCTCGTCCAGCGCAAGACGACCAAGGTCGGTGCGGGACTGGGGAAGACGACCGGCTGGATCCACCGCACCGAACTGCGCCACCGCGGGGTGAACATGATCGCGGGCGCCTCGTACGACCTGATCGACGACGAGGGCTTGCACCTGACCGTCGACGGCGAGCAGCACCTGCTGCCGGTCGACACCGTGGTGCTGTGCGCGGGCCAGGAACCGCGCCGCGAGCTGTACGAGGAACTGACCGCCGCGGGCCGCCCCGCGCACCTGATCGGCGGCGCCGACGTGGCCGCGGAGCTGGACGCCAAGCGGGCCATCCGCCAGGGCACGGAGCTCGCAGCGGAGCTGTGA
- a CDS encoding twin-arginine translocase TatA/TatE family subunit → MFGISEIAILLILAVLILGARKLPELARSLGKSARILKSEARALKSDGVPPAGPGTDGASGPHVIRGTATEKPGPR, encoded by the coding sequence ATGTTCGGAATCAGCGAGATCGCGATCCTCCTCATCCTCGCCGTCCTGATCCTCGGTGCCAGGAAGCTCCCCGAACTCGCCCGCTCCCTGGGCAAGTCGGCCCGGATCCTGAAGAGCGAGGCGCGGGCCCTGAAGTCCGACGGCGTTCCCCCGGCCGGGCCGGGGACCGACGGCGCGAGCGGCCCGCACGTCATCCGGGGCACCGCCACCGAGAAGCCCGGACCTCGCTGA
- a CDS encoding TetR family transcriptional regulator → MKETGNVPERRSRKARRTRDALARNALELVLERGLRSVTVEEIAQAADVDRRTFSRYFPNKEAAVLDAVRGDGDRINRALRERPAAEPPLTAYRRAVLDWLDDPEAEPWHRRPRIFDLLVMAEEEPTLYAAYHHIRVDAQEESVAILAERLGVDPRQDLRPAVAVAAGAGALLAAQAAWVRGGRPAALPEFVVQAFDALSTHLSVSRQDGPAPHSTTQGSTP, encoded by the coding sequence ATGAAGGAAACAGGGAACGTCCCGGAACGGCGCAGCCGCAAGGCGCGCAGGACCCGGGACGCGCTGGCGCGGAACGCGCTCGAGCTCGTGCTCGAACGTGGTCTGCGGAGCGTCACGGTCGAGGAGATCGCGCAGGCGGCCGACGTCGACCGGCGCACCTTCAGCCGGTACTTCCCGAACAAGGAGGCCGCCGTCCTCGACGCAGTACGGGGCGACGGCGACCGGATCAACCGCGCGCTCCGCGAGCGCCCGGCTGCCGAGCCACCGCTCACCGCCTACCGCCGAGCCGTTCTCGACTGGCTCGACGACCCGGAGGCGGAGCCCTGGCACCGGCGGCCCCGCATCTTCGACCTGCTCGTCATGGCCGAGGAGGAACCCACTCTCTACGCGGCGTACCACCACATCCGGGTGGACGCCCAGGAGGAGTCGGTGGCGATCCTCGCGGAACGTCTCGGTGTGGACCCGCGGCAGGACCTCCGTCCCGCCGTGGCCGTCGCCGCGGGAGCCGGAGCGCTCCTCGCGGCCCAGGCGGCATGGGTACGGGGCGGCCGGCCGGCCGCCCTGCCCGAATTCGTCGTACAAGCCTTCGACGCCCTCTCCACACACCTGTCGGTTTCCCGGCAGGACGGGCCGGCGCCCCACAGCACCACGCAAGGAAGCACCCCATGA
- a CDS encoding MarR family winged helix-turn-helix transcriptional regulator, with amino-acid sequence MDSADDPRDGSGAAATGVSELQALAVELRRMNGEINRLVHSFAHAQGLHATDVQALGAILDADVPLTPGRLREHLGLTSGAVTACLDRLERAGHVRRARESSDRRVVHLYYESGAKAAARSFFMPLAEAAAGARSASEPQELESALRFLGRMNGELARMQVPRR; translated from the coding sequence GTGGACAGTGCAGACGACCCTCGCGACGGATCCGGCGCGGCTGCGACGGGGGTCTCGGAACTCCAGGCGCTCGCCGTGGAGCTGCGCCGGATGAACGGCGAGATCAACCGGCTGGTCCACTCCTTCGCGCACGCGCAGGGACTGCACGCGACGGATGTGCAGGCCCTCGGCGCGATCCTCGACGCCGATGTGCCGCTGACTCCGGGGCGACTGCGTGAACACCTGGGGCTGACGTCCGGCGCGGTCACCGCGTGCCTGGACCGGCTCGAGCGGGCCGGGCACGTCAGGCGTGCACGGGAGAGCTCCGACCGGCGTGTCGTGCACCTCTACTACGAGTCCGGGGCCAAGGCGGCCGCGCGCTCGTTCTTCATGCCCCTCGCGGAGGCGGCGGCCGGTGCGCGCTCCGCGTCCGAGCCCCAGGAGCTGGAGTCCGCGCTCCGATTTCTCGGACGTATGAACGGTGAGCTCGCCCGTATGCAGGTTCCCCGGCGCTGA
- a CDS encoding cryptochrome/photolyase family protein: MTVAVVLFTSDLRIHDHPPLHAALAAADEVVPLFVLDKAVEAAGFGAPNRRAFLADCLRDLDAGLRERGGRLVVREGDVVEETGRIVAETGAATLHMAAGVSSFAQRREERLREALGSTGCRLSVHDAVITAVAPGAVVPSGADRDHFAVFTPYFRRWSEEGLRRPFHAPRTVRVPEGPASAGLPARDGVRGTSPGLAEGGEAEGRRLFTAWHRDGLASYEDLHDDLAGDATSRLSPHLHFGTLSPAEVVHRARDAGGPGAEAFVRQVCWRDFHHQVLAARPAAARTDYRSRQDRWRTGRKAEEETAAWKEGRTGYPVVDAAMRQLLHEGWMHNRGRLLAGSFLAKTLYVDWRAGARHFLDLLVDGDVANNQLNWQWVAGTGTDSRPNRVLNPVTQAKRYDPDGAYVRRWVPELAGIAGAAVHEPWKLSGEERARYDYPEPLVGLAEGLSRFKEARGLD; encoded by the coding sequence ATGACCGTGGCCGTCGTCCTGTTCACCTCCGATCTGCGGATCCACGACCATCCACCGCTGCACGCCGCCCTCGCCGCGGCCGACGAGGTGGTGCCCCTCTTCGTGCTGGACAAGGCCGTCGAGGCCGCCGGGTTCGGCGCCCCCAACCGGCGCGCGTTCCTGGCCGACTGCCTCCGTGACCTGGACGCGGGACTCCGCGAGCGAGGCGGGCGTCTGGTCGTCCGGGAGGGCGACGTGGTGGAGGAGACCGGCAGGATCGTCGCGGAGACCGGGGCCGCCACCCTGCACATGGCGGCGGGCGTCAGCTCGTTCGCGCAGCGCCGGGAGGAGCGGCTGCGCGAGGCCCTCGGGTCCACGGGCTGCCGGCTGAGCGTGCACGACGCGGTGATCACCGCGGTCGCGCCCGGCGCGGTGGTCCCCTCCGGCGCGGACAGGGACCACTTCGCCGTCTTCACCCCGTACTTCCGCCGGTGGTCGGAGGAGGGGCTCCGCCGTCCGTTCCACGCGCCGCGCACCGTGCGCGTACCGGAGGGTCCCGCGTCCGCCGGGCTGCCCGCGCGGGACGGCGTACGGGGGACCTCCCCCGGCCTGGCCGAGGGCGGGGAGGCCGAGGGGCGACGGCTCTTCACCGCGTGGCACCGGGACGGACTCGCGTCGTACGAGGACCTCCACGACGACCTGGCGGGCGACGCGACCTCGCGGCTCTCGCCGCACCTGCACTTCGGCACGCTCTCCCCCGCCGAGGTCGTCCACCGTGCCCGCGACGCGGGCGGACCGGGGGCGGAGGCCTTCGTACGGCAGGTGTGCTGGCGGGACTTCCACCACCAGGTCCTGGCCGCCCGCCCGGCGGCCGCCCGCACCGACTACCGCTCGCGGCAGGACCGCTGGCGTACGGGACGGAAGGCCGAGGAGGAGACGGCCGCCTGGAAGGAGGGCCGTACCGGCTATCCGGTGGTCGACGCGGCGATGCGGCAGCTGCTCCACGAGGGCTGGATGCACAACAGGGGGCGGCTGCTGGCCGGGAGCTTCCTCGCCAAGACCCTGTACGTGGACTGGCGGGCCGGAGCGCGCCACTTCCTCGACCTGCTCGTCGACGGGGACGTGGCCAACAACCAGCTCAACTGGCAGTGGGTGGCGGGGACCGGCACGGACAGCCGCCCCAACCGCGTGCTCAACCCGGTGACCCAGGCCAAGCGGTACGACCCGGACGGGGCGTACGTACGGCGCTGGGTGCCGGAGCTCGCGGGGATCGCGGGGGCGGCCGTGCACGAGCCGTGGAAGCTGTCCGGGGAGGAGCGGGCCCGCTACGACTACCCGGAGCCGCTGGTGGGACTGGCGGAGGGCCTGTCCCGGTTCAAGGAGGCCCGGGGGCTCGACTGA
- a CDS encoding MMPL family transporter, whose protein sequence is MSTASKPVRRLFLVPVFLVLAWLVVGGAFGSYAGKLGEVATNDQAAFLPQSAESTRVVEAQKAFSRQETVPAIVVWTSDGDADKLGPEQRKAATAALASLEGGPGVTGKVSPALPSEDGKALEGVVQLRPDLGDELPDSLAHIRSAAEGVPGTTVGLAGPAASQADLSDAFAGIDGLLLGVALVTVLVILLLVYRSVLLPLIIIVGAVFALGVSCAIVYVLADHDIVRVDGQVQGILSILVIGAATDYALLLTARFREELSRQPDRWTAMRAALRESAGPIAASAATVALGLLALLLSDLTNNRALGPVGAIGIVCSVLSALTFLPAVLVLLGRAAYWPSGPKKGKAEPDSGSTGIWSRIAGLVDRAPRKVWAVTLVGLLACAAFMPTLNSKGVPLEEIFVNDAPSVAAQETLSRHFPGGSGNPAVVIAGANRSQQVVAAAEDVQGVASVSVMTASGRPGAGEPLVVDGRVRIDATLADAADSDAAKATVTRLREAVHAVPGAEALVGGYTAQQYDTQKTAEHDRNIIVPVVLVIILVILIGLLRSLLMPLLLVATVALNFLATLGISSLVFEHVFGFSGTDSSVPLYGFVFLVALGVDYNIFLMSRVREESLIHGTRQGVLRGLTTTGGVITSAGVVLAATFAALGVIPLAFLVQIAFIVAFGVLLDTLVVRSLLVPALVRDIGRTAWWPGTLSRKPEEAPEARESLS, encoded by the coding sequence ATGTCCACCGCATCGAAGCCGGTCCGCCGGCTGTTCCTTGTACCCGTCTTCCTCGTCCTCGCGTGGCTGGTCGTCGGCGGGGCCTTCGGTTCGTACGCCGGGAAACTGGGGGAGGTCGCCACCAACGACCAAGCCGCGTTCCTGCCGCAGAGCGCCGAGTCCACCCGGGTCGTCGAGGCCCAGAAGGCGTTCAGCCGGCAGGAGACCGTACCCGCCATCGTGGTCTGGACGTCGGACGGGGACGCCGACAAGCTCGGCCCGGAGCAGCGGAAGGCGGCGACGGCCGCCCTCGCCTCGCTCGAGGGCGGTCCGGGTGTGACGGGCAAGGTGAGCCCCGCGCTGCCCTCCGAGGACGGAAAGGCGCTGGAAGGCGTCGTCCAGCTGCGGCCTGACCTGGGGGACGAGCTACCCGACTCCCTGGCGCACATCCGGAGCGCCGCGGAGGGCGTCCCGGGCACGACGGTCGGGCTCGCGGGCCCCGCCGCCTCGCAGGCCGACCTGTCGGACGCCTTCGCCGGCATCGACGGACTGCTGCTCGGCGTCGCCCTGGTGACCGTGCTCGTCATCCTGCTCCTGGTCTACCGCAGCGTCCTGCTGCCGCTGATCATCATCGTCGGCGCGGTCTTCGCGCTCGGTGTCTCCTGCGCGATCGTCTACGTACTGGCCGACCACGACATCGTCCGGGTCGACGGCCAGGTCCAGGGCATCCTGTCCATCCTCGTCATCGGAGCGGCCACCGACTACGCGCTGCTGCTCACCGCCCGGTTCCGCGAGGAGCTCTCGCGGCAGCCCGACCGGTGGACCGCGATGCGCGCCGCACTCCGTGAGTCCGCCGGGCCGATCGCGGCCAGCGCCGCCACCGTGGCCCTGGGGCTGCTCGCCCTCCTGCTCAGCGACCTCACCAACAACCGCGCGCTCGGACCCGTGGGCGCCATCGGCATCGTCTGCTCCGTCCTGAGCGCCCTCACCTTCCTCCCGGCCGTCCTGGTCCTGCTCGGCCGGGCGGCGTACTGGCCCTCCGGCCCGAAGAAGGGGAAGGCCGAGCCGGACTCCGGCTCGACGGGGATCTGGTCGCGGATCGCCGGGCTGGTCGACCGCGCCCCGCGCAAGGTGTGGGCCGTCACGCTGGTCGGTCTTCTGGCCTGCGCGGCCTTCATGCCGACGCTGAACTCCAAGGGAGTGCCCCTGGAGGAGATCTTCGTCAACGACGCGCCGTCGGTCGCCGCCCAGGAGACCCTGAGCCGGCACTTCCCCGGCGGATCGGGCAACCCCGCCGTCGTGATCGCCGGCGCGAACCGGTCCCAGCAGGTCGTCGCCGCCGCCGAGGACGTCCAGGGCGTCGCGAGCGTCTCCGTGATGACGGCCTCCGGACGCCCCGGCGCCGGGGAGCCGCTCGTCGTGGACGGCCGGGTGCGCATCGACGCCACACTGGCGGACGCGGCCGACAGCGACGCCGCCAAGGCGACGGTCACGCGGCTCCGCGAAGCGGTCCACGCGGTACCGGGCGCCGAGGCGCTCGTCGGCGGCTACACCGCGCAGCAGTACGACACCCAGAAGACCGCCGAACACGACCGCAACATCATCGTGCCGGTGGTGCTGGTCATCATCCTCGTCATCCTGATCGGACTGCTCCGCTCCCTGCTGATGCCGCTGCTCCTCGTCGCGACCGTGGCGCTCAACTTCCTCGCCACGCTCGGTATCTCGTCGCTGGTCTTCGAGCACGTCTTCGGCTTCAGCGGCACGGACTCCTCCGTACCGCTCTACGGATTCGTCTTCCTGGTCGCCCTCGGCGTCGACTACAACATCTTCCTGATGTCGCGCGTCCGTGAGGAGTCCCTGATCCACGGCACCCGGCAGGGCGTGCTGCGCGGCCTCACCACCACGGGTGGCGTCATCACCTCGGCGGGCGTCGTCCTGGCGGCCACCTTCGCGGCCCTGGGGGTCATCCCGCTCGCCTTCCTGGTCCAGATCGCGTTCATCGTCGCGTTCGGCGTGCTGCTGGACACCCTCGTCGTGCGGTCGCTCCTGGTGCCCGCCCTGGTCAGGGACATCGGGCGCACCGCCTGGTGGCCGGGCACGCTCAGCCGGAAGCCTGAGGAGGCTCCGGAGGCGCGGGAATCCCTGTCGTAG
- a CDS encoding SDR family oxidoreductase — protein MESKDDSGALRCLVTGATGYIGGRLVPELLEAGHRVRCLARTPEKLRDYPWAGEADVVKGDVTDAESLGAAMRDVDVAYYLVHALASGPGFEKTDREAARIFGEQAKAAGVGRIVYLGGLAPDDVPAEELSPHLRSRAEVGRLLLDSGVPTTVLRAAVIIGSGSASFEMLRYLTERLPVMVTPSWVSTRIQPIAVRDVLRYLVGSARMPADVNRTFDIGGPDVMTYRDMMQKYAAVANLRHRLILPVPMLSPGLSSHWVGLVTPVPASIARPLAESLRYEVVCHEHDIADHVPDEPGQPFSFDTALSLALQRVREAKVTTRWSSASIPGIPSDPLPTDPDWAGGSLYTDVRELDVDASPEALWRVVEGIGGDNGWYSFPLAWAVRGWLDRLIGGVGLRRGRRDAQRLRVGDSLDFWRVEEIEPGRLLRLRAEMRLPGLAWLEMYAEEGEGGRSHYRQRAVFHPAGLLGHAYWWSVSPFHAVVFGGMARNIAQAAARGTAGVTK, from the coding sequence ATGGAGAGCAAGGACGACAGCGGCGCACTGCGGTGTCTGGTGACGGGCGCGACCGGATACATCGGGGGTCGCCTCGTGCCGGAGCTCCTGGAGGCCGGCCACCGGGTGCGCTGCCTGGCGCGGACCCCGGAGAAGCTGCGGGACTACCCGTGGGCGGGCGAGGCCGACGTGGTCAAGGGGGACGTGACCGACGCGGAGTCCCTGGGCGCGGCGATGCGCGACGTCGACGTCGCCTACTACCTCGTCCACGCGCTGGCCTCCGGGCCCGGATTCGAGAAGACCGACCGTGAGGCCGCGCGGATCTTCGGAGAACAGGCGAAGGCGGCCGGCGTGGGACGCATCGTCTACCTGGGCGGGCTGGCCCCTGACGACGTCCCCGCGGAGGAGCTGTCCCCGCACCTGCGTTCACGCGCCGAGGTCGGCCGCCTCCTGCTCGACTCGGGCGTGCCGACGACCGTGCTGCGCGCCGCCGTCATCATCGGATCGGGCTCGGCGTCCTTCGAGATGCTGCGCTACCTCACCGAGCGGCTGCCGGTCATGGTCACGCCCAGCTGGGTGTCGACACGGATCCAGCCGATCGCGGTCCGGGACGTCCTGCGCTACCTGGTGGGCAGTGCGCGCATGCCCGCCGACGTGAACCGCACCTTCGACATCGGAGGGCCGGACGTCATGACGTACCGCGACATGATGCAGAAGTACGCGGCGGTCGCCAACCTCCGGCACCGGCTGATCCTGCCGGTACCGATGCTCTCGCCGGGCCTGTCCAGTCACTGGGTCGGCCTGGTCACCCCCGTGCCAGCGTCGATCGCCCGGCCGCTCGCGGAGTCCCTGCGCTACGAGGTCGTGTGCCACGAACACGACATCGCCGACCACGTCCCGGACGAACCCGGGCAGCCCTTCTCCTTCGACACGGCTCTCTCGCTGGCCCTGCAGCGGGTGCGCGAGGCGAAGGTGACGACGCGGTGGTCCTCCGCGTCGATCCCGGGCATCCCCAGCGATCCGCTCCCCACCGACCCCGACTGGGCGGGCGGGAGCCTGTACACCGATGTGCGCGAGCTCGACGTGGACGCCTCCCCCGAGGCCCTGTGGAGAGTCGTGGAGGGGATCGGCGGTGACAACGGCTGGTACTCGTTCCCCCTCGCATGGGCGGTCCGGGGCTGGCTGGACCGGCTGATCGGCGGTGTGGGCCTGCGCCGGGGCAGGCGGGACGCCCAACGCCTGCGCGTGGGCGACTCCCTGGACTTCTGGCGGGTCGAGGAGATCGAACCCGGCCGGCTGCTCAGGCTCCGCGCGGAGATGCGGCTGCCGGGCCTGGCCTGGCTGGAGATGTACGCGGAGGAGGGCGAGGGGGGCCGGTCCCACTACCGGCAGCGGGCCGTGTTCCATCCGGCGGGACTGCTCGGCCACGCGTACTGGTGGAGCGTCTCCCCCTTCCACGCGGTGGTCTTCGGCGGGATGGCGCGCAACATCGCCCAGGCGGCGGCCCGAGGAACGGCGGGTGTGACGAAATGA